A region from the Neurospora crassa OR74A linkage group V, whole genome shotgun sequence genome encodes:
- a CDS encoding DUF907 domain-containing protein, with the protein MRFSITRPLAALASIAALVSPVFGEQKLASQALKTCQANSGFSASLFNVVYTPESGRANVDIVAVSTIQGKIIFDVAISAYGYEIITAKVDPCSSGLLGLCPMTAGKIPLNFTLPVDKNAVAQIPSIAYNFPDIDAKVRVRINMTDGDEAGQTVACVEAEITNGKTVDLAGVKWATAIVATFALTSSAFVSGLGHHNAASHVAANALSLFGYFQAQAMLGLTGVPLPPAVMGWTQDFQWSMGIIKVNFMQDIFTWYQRATGGTPSMLFDSLATVSVQVQKRALDVADYGADLARRSMSYMPRTISEPMEQAMKHELLKRGNIQTDTGSYVVYGIQRAAFRAHIESTNLFMTCLIFFCVLVVITILCVAGWKGYCELAAQKGWMKHDTFLDFRNGWFTVLKGILFRITLIGFPAMTVMCMWEFTQNDSPAEMVLALFFFLGMLVTLGWAAFKVIRIARRSVVMHQNPAYILFSDPQALNKWGFLYVQFRASAYYFIVPVLGYTILKGLFVAFGQNNGTAQAVGFLIIEAAALIAATVMRPWMDRKTNWFNIAICVMNFINAIFLLMFTEVFNQPPLVTGVIGLILWITNSIFSLVYLLMLICSTIFVFFRENPDNRYQFMADDRTFFMKSQTHLTTTTELDALAATARGDKSGFKGLDLDDDAESMSSDSLRRQTELQPGMPAGGAGLHFTNAPPKSPVDPAMPLFPSEGRNTQGPQYGEKPGMNFDPRGPSPSPYGGPQGGNATLTPQYRALNNASPWQRGAGYEH; encoded by the exons ATGCGCTTCTCGATAACACGGCCCCTAGCGGCCCTTGCGTCGATCGCGGCCCTCGTATCTCCCGTCTTTGGCGAACAGAAGCTGGCGTCTCAGGCGCTAAAAACATGTCAAGCGAACTCAGGCTTCTCCGCGAGTCTGTTTAACGTCGTTTATACTCCAGAAAGCGGCAGGGCCAATGTTGACATTGTCGCCGTCTCTACCATCCAAGGCAAAATCATCTTCGACGTTGCCATCTCGGCCTACGGCTACGAAATTATCACCGCCAAAGTCGATCCCTGCAGCTCCGGTTTGCTGGGTTTGTGCCCTATGACGGCCGGCAAGATTCCTCTCAACTTCACACTGCCCGTCGACAAGAACGCTGTTGCACAGATTCCCAGCATTGCCTATAACTTTCCCGATATCGATGCCAAAGTACGAGTCAGGATCAACATGACAGATGGAGACGAGGCCGGTCAAACAGTTGCCTGTGTTGAAGCTGAAATTACCAACGGAAAAACCGTCGACTTGGCTGGTGTCAAATGGGCTACGGCCATCGTTGCCACCTTCGCCTTGACGTCATCTGCCTTCGTTTCTGGCCTCGGTCATCACAATGCCGCATCGCACGTTGCCGCCAAcgccctctctctctttggTTATTTCCAGGCCCAGGCCATGCTTGGACTTACCGGTGTTCCTCTGCCACCTGCCGTGATGGGATGGACCCAGGATTTCCAGTGGAGCATGGGCATTATCAAGGTCAATTTCATGCAGGACATTTTCACCTGGTATCAGCGTGCGACTGGTGGTACTCCCTCGATGCTATTCGACTCTTTGGCCACAGTCTCTGTTCAAGTTCAAAAGCGTGCGCTGGACGTTGCGGACTATGGTGCGGATTTGGCCAGGCGTTCGATGTCGTATATGCCCAGGACCATTTCTGAACCTATGGAGCAGGCCATGAAGCACGAGCTCCTCAAGCGCGGAAACATTCAAACAGATACCGGCAGCTACGTCGTGTATGGCATTCAGCGTGCGGCTTTCCGTGCCCATATCGAGTCCACCAACTTGTTCATGACGTgcttgatcttcttctgcgtcctcgtcgtcattACCATTCTTTGCGTCGCTGGCTGGAAAGGATACTGCGAGTTGGCCGCACAGAAGGGCTGGATGAAGCACGACACCTTTCTCGATTTCCGAAACGGCTGGTTTACCGTTCTTAAGGGCATCCTCTTCAGAATCACCCTTATTGGCTTCCCCGCCATGACCGTCATGTGCATGTGGGAGTTTACCCAAAACGATTCGCCTGCTGAAATGGTGCTAgccctctttttctttctgggTATGCTTGTCACCCTGGGCTGGGCCGCATTCAAGGTTATCAGAATCGCGCGCCGCTCCGTTGTAATGCACCAGAACCCGGCTTACATCCTCTTCTCCGACCCTCAAGCCTTGAACAAGTGGGGTTTCCTCTACGTCCAATTCCGAGCTTCGGCCTATTACTTCATCGTTCCTGTTCTCGGCTATACTATTCTCAAGGGTCTGTTCGTCGCTTTCGGACAAAATAACGGTACTGCCCAGGCGGTCGGTTTCCTTATCATCGAAGCCGCCGCTTTAATCGCGGCTACTGTTATGCGCCCTTGGATGGACAGGAAGACCAACTGGTTCAACATCGCCATTTGCGTCATGAACTTCATTAACGCCATCTTCCTGCTAATGTTCACTGAAGTCTTCAACCAGCCGCCCCTTGTCACTGGTGTTATCGGCCTCATCTTGTGGATTACcaactccatcttctccctgGTTTACCTGCTGATGCTCATCTGCTCTaccatcttcgtcttcttccgcGAGAACCCCGATAATCGGTACCAGTTCATGGCTGATGATAGGACATTCTTCATGAAGTCACAGACTCATCTTACAACGACCACCGAGCTGGATGCGCTTGCGGCGACCGCTCGCGGAGACAAGTCCGGGTTCAAGGGACTCGACCTCGATGACGATGCGGAATCCATGTCTTCGGATTCGCTTCGTCGTCAAACTGAACTTCAGCCCGGTATGCCAGCTGGTGGAGCTGGGCTACACTTCACCAATGCTCCCCCAAAGTCTCCGGTTGACCCTGCGATGCCGCTATTCCCTTCGGAAGGCCGGAACACCCAAGGTCCTCAGTATGGCGAGAAGCCAGGTATGAACTTTGATCCGCGAGGACCGTCACCGAGTCCGTACGGTGGCCCACAAGGCGGCAACGCCACCCTCACGCCACAGTATAGGGCTCTCAATAACGCAAG CCCGTGGCAACGAGGTGCCGGCTATGAGCATTAA